In one Streptomyces sp. T12 genomic region, the following are encoded:
- a CDS encoding class I SAM-dependent methyltransferase yields the protein MEIGTFHGWSTTWILQALRDNGTGHLYYYDVVDHVVRNIPEQLSTGRWTFTQGDARENLEKIPDTADFLFIDAAHSASFARWYIRELFPRMRPGIPVCVHDVVHGRWPLPFTEGAVVLRWLAEQENTCFTPSRARAPEIHDRLNDVKRTLALRHPLRDSRDNPMIFFTLR from the coding sequence GTGGAGATCGGCACCTTCCACGGCTGGTCCACCACCTGGATCCTCCAGGCACTGAGGGACAACGGCACCGGCCACCTGTACTACTACGACGTCGTGGACCACGTCGTGCGCAACATCCCCGAGCAACTGTCCACCGGCCGCTGGACGTTCACGCAGGGGGACGCACGGGAGAACCTGGAGAAGATCCCGGACACCGCGGACTTCCTCTTCATCGACGCGGCGCACTCGGCGAGTTTCGCCCGCTGGTACATCCGCGAGCTGTTCCCGCGCATGCGGCCGGGCATACCGGTGTGCGTCCACGACGTCGTCCACGGCCGGTGGCCCCTGCCGTTCACCGAGGGCGCGGTCGTCCTGCGCTGGCTCGCCGAACAGGAGAACACCTGTTTCACCCCCTCCCGGGCCCGCGCACCCGAGATCCATGACCGCCTGAACGACGTCAAACGAACCCTCGCTCTGCGGCACCCCCTGCGGGACAGCAGGGACAACCCCATGATCTTCTTCACCCTGCGCTGA
- a CDS encoding MaoC/PaaZ C-terminal domain-containing protein, whose translation MSAVLYAEDLRPGAVFDLGSAKVSKEEILDFGRRFDPLPLHTDEEAAATSRFGGLIASGFHTAAVLQRLLVDAVFSRAALIAGREIESLRMRAPVRPGDVLHGTLEIVEVRPRDDGTAVVRSRGTLTNGSGSVVMEVRGETLWEHRPAGGSAGGAA comes from the coding sequence GTGAGCGCCGTGCTGTACGCCGAGGATCTCCGCCCCGGGGCCGTGTTCGACCTGGGCAGTGCCAAGGTCTCCAAGGAGGAAATCCTCGACTTCGGCCGCCGCTTCGACCCGCTGCCTCTCCACACGGACGAGGAAGCGGCTGCCACGAGCCGCTTCGGGGGCCTCATCGCCAGCGGTTTCCACACCGCGGCGGTCCTGCAGCGCCTCCTGGTGGACGCGGTGTTCTCGCGCGCCGCCCTCATCGCCGGCCGGGAGATCGAATCCCTGCGCATGCGGGCGCCGGTCCGGCCCGGGGATGTACTGCACGGCACGCTGGAGATCGTGGAGGTCCGCCCCCGCGACGACGGCACCGCCGTCGTCCGCAGCCGGGGCACCCTCACCAACGGTTCCGGCAGCGTCGTCATGGAGGTCCGGGGAGAGACGCTCTGGGAGCACCGGCCGGCGGGCGGGAGTGCGGGCGGGGCGGCGTGA
- a CDS encoding MarR family winged helix-turn-helix transcriptional regulator — protein MAAHDEPLDLIHEAIILFSRNSRVRANSMYDELSFVAYTMLSYVGTVPHPTASDLAERYGLEKSTVSRQLSQLEEDGLLHRVAHPSRPRTKLLELTDTGRACLARVRQHQRKGLEERLGRWPDEDVETFSRLLWRFVTELD, from the coding sequence ATGGCGGCTCATGACGAACCCCTCGACTTGATCCACGAGGCGATCATCCTGTTCTCCCGCAATTCCAGGGTGCGGGCGAACAGCATGTACGACGAACTGTCCTTCGTCGCGTACACGATGCTGTCCTACGTAGGCACCGTCCCTCATCCGACCGCCTCCGATCTGGCCGAGAGGTACGGCCTGGAGAAGTCCACCGTCAGCCGACAGCTGTCCCAGCTGGAAGAGGACGGCCTCCTGCACCGGGTGGCACATCCGTCGCGGCCCAGGACCAAGCTGCTGGAACTCACCGACACCGGTCGGGCCTGCCTGGCCCGCGTCAGGCAGCACCAGCGCAAGGGGCTTGAGGAGCGACTCGGCCGGTGGCCGGACGAAGACGTCGAGACGTTCAGCCGCCTGCTCTGGCGGTTCGTCACGGAACTGGACTGA
- a CDS encoding ABC transporter ATP-binding protein, whose protein sequence is MLDVRNLQKTYTGRNRTVEALRSLSFHIDAGELVCLVGPSGCGKTTLLKCMAGLLTPTGGEVMLDGRPVAGPPPGMAVVFQEYGRSLFAWMNVRDNVALPLRRKKLGKAREKELVDHALEVVGLADAHHAYPWQLSGGMQQRVAIARAVAYEPKVLLMDEPFAAVDAQTRADLEDLIRRLWHELGVTVLFVTHDIDEAVYLGRRTIILSKSPTVVLEDLTIDLPDERDQLHTRSSARFAELRSHVYEQIQRAKHHSADTPSGGVAGDLGSGLRSPEKGDEVRVA, encoded by the coding sequence ATGCTCGACGTACGCAACCTGCAGAAGACCTACACCGGACGCAACCGCACCGTCGAGGCACTGCGCAGTCTCAGCTTCCACATCGACGCCGGTGAACTGGTCTGCCTGGTCGGCCCGTCCGGCTGCGGCAAGACCACCCTGCTGAAGTGCATGGCCGGACTGCTCACCCCCACCGGCGGCGAGGTGATGCTGGACGGCCGCCCGGTCGCCGGGCCCCCGCCCGGCATGGCCGTGGTCTTCCAGGAGTACGGCCGCTCCCTGTTCGCCTGGATGAACGTCCGCGACAACGTCGCCCTCCCCCTGCGCCGCAAGAAGCTCGGCAAGGCCCGCGAGAAGGAACTCGTCGACCACGCCCTGGAGGTGGTCGGCCTGGCCGACGCCCACCACGCCTACCCCTGGCAGCTCTCCGGCGGCATGCAACAGCGCGTCGCCATCGCCCGCGCCGTCGCCTACGAACCCAAAGTGCTGCTCATGGACGAGCCCTTCGCGGCCGTCGACGCCCAGACCCGCGCCGACCTGGAGGACCTCATCCGGCGCCTGTGGCACGAGCTGGGCGTCACCGTCCTGTTCGTCACCCACGACATCGACGAAGCCGTCTACCTCGGCCGGCGCACGATCATCCTCTCCAAGTCGCCGACCGTGGTACTGGAAGACCTCACCATCGACCTGCCCGACGAGCGCGACCAGCTGCACACCCGCTCCAGCGCGCGCTTCGCCGAACTGCGCTCGCACGTCTACGAACAGATCCAGCGCGCCAAGCATCACAGCGCAGACACACCTTCGGGCGGTGTGGCCGGGGATCTCGGCTCGGGACTCCGGTCACCGGAGAAGGGCGACGAGGTCAGAGTTGCGTGA
- a CDS encoding ABC transporter permease, producing the protein MTVLTVGRRVLLVLGLPAVLFAMWWFATADSTDFYVPPLSVILQKFGEVWAGDRLASDVLPSLLRLTAGYLLAVAVGVGLGLVVGTSRVVRDVLEPVLELFRAIPPPVLVPVIMLFAGIGDTMKILVIVSGCVWPILLNTVEGVRAVDEVLGDTCRSYGITGPARLWHLVLPSAGPQIVTGMRQSLSIGIILMVISEMFAASNGLGFTIVQFQRTFAIPEMWSGVLLLGLLGFALSLLFRLAERRLLAWYHGLRRAQRNT; encoded by the coding sequence ATGACCGTCCTCACAGTGGGCCGACGGGTGCTTCTCGTGCTCGGCCTTCCCGCCGTTCTGTTCGCCATGTGGTGGTTCGCCACCGCCGACAGCACCGACTTCTACGTCCCCCCGCTCTCCGTCATCCTGCAGAAGTTCGGGGAGGTCTGGGCGGGCGACCGGCTGGCGTCCGACGTCCTGCCCAGCCTCCTCCGGCTCACCGCGGGCTACCTCCTCGCCGTCGCCGTCGGCGTCGGACTCGGCCTCGTCGTCGGCACGAGCCGCGTCGTACGGGACGTCCTGGAGCCGGTGCTGGAACTCTTCCGGGCCATCCCGCCACCTGTGCTCGTACCGGTGATCATGCTGTTCGCGGGCATCGGCGACACCATGAAGATCCTGGTCATCGTCAGCGGCTGCGTCTGGCCGATCCTGCTCAACACGGTCGAGGGCGTCCGCGCCGTCGACGAGGTGCTCGGCGACACCTGCCGCTCCTACGGCATCACGGGCCCCGCCCGCCTGTGGCACCTCGTACTGCCCTCGGCCGGCCCGCAGATCGTCACGGGCATGCGGCAGTCGCTGTCGATCGGCATCATCCTCATGGTCATCAGCGAGATGTTCGCCGCCAGCAACGGCCTGGGCTTCACCATCGTGCAGTTCCAGCGCACCTTCGCCATCCCCGAGATGTGGAGCGGCGTCCTGCTGCTCGGCCTGCTCGGCTTCGCCCTGTCGCTGCTCTTCCGCCTCGCCGAGAGGCGCCTTCTGGCCTGGTACCACGGCCTGCGCCGCGCCCAGCGCAACACCTGA
- a CDS encoding ABC transporter permease codes for MRGLAGLVGLVAVVEVLPHTGFVSADYLPPASEIGRTLWHLLAENGFWTALADTLTGWGIGLAIAVVAGVVAGVVIGSVPVLRAVTASTIEFLRPIPSVALIPVAVLLYGTDLESTLLLVVYASFWQVLVQVLAGTQDVDPVADDTARSYLLGGWGRVRYVLWPTALPYVMTGVRLASAVALVLAITAELVIGSPGLGREIAVAQNSGAVSRVYALVLVTGLLGVAINLVARAVERRSLHWHQSLRREG; via the coding sequence CTGCGCGGGCTCGCCGGCCTGGTCGGCCTGGTGGCGGTCGTGGAGGTGCTGCCCCACACCGGATTCGTCTCGGCCGACTACCTTCCGCCCGCGTCGGAGATCGGCCGTACGCTGTGGCACCTGCTCGCCGAGAACGGGTTCTGGACGGCGCTCGCCGACACCCTGACCGGGTGGGGCATCGGGCTGGCCATCGCGGTCGTGGCCGGGGTGGTCGCCGGCGTGGTGATCGGCTCCGTCCCCGTACTGCGGGCGGTGACCGCCTCCACCATCGAGTTCCTGCGTCCCATCCCGTCCGTGGCGCTGATCCCGGTGGCGGTGCTGCTCTACGGCACCGACCTGGAGTCGACGCTGCTGCTGGTGGTCTACGCCTCCTTCTGGCAGGTGCTCGTCCAGGTGCTGGCCGGCACGCAGGACGTCGACCCGGTCGCGGACGACACCGCCCGCAGCTACCTGCTCGGCGGATGGGGGCGAGTGCGGTACGTCCTGTGGCCCACCGCACTGCCGTATGTGATGACGGGCGTACGGCTGGCGTCCGCGGTGGCGCTGGTCCTCGCGATCACCGCGGAACTCGTCATCGGCTCACCCGGCCTGGGCCGCGAGATCGCCGTCGCGCAGAATTCCGGCGCCGTATCACGCGTGTACGCCCTGGTGCTGGTCACCGGGCTGCTCGGCGTCGCGATCAACCTGGTGGCGCGGGCCGTCGAGCGGCGGTCGCTGCACTGGCACCAGTCTCTGCGCAGGGAGGGATGA
- a CDS encoding ABC transporter substrate-binding protein, whose amino-acid sequence MRRRILGLATAVVTVIGAAGCGSSSDETSGSSSSGSGKTTGVKVGIIPIVDVAPLYLGQKKGFFSSRGIDLKMESAQGGAAIIPGVVSGQFDFGFSNTTSLMIAQTKGVPVKSVVNGAASNGKVGGDVTGVLVKKDSPAKSAKDLVGRTVAVNTLQNIGDTTVREAVRKAGGDPSKVKFVEIPFDQMPAALDGGQVDAAWMGEPAQTIAKAQGARVVAWPFAETDPKLTVATYFTATQLTKENPDLVKKFAAAMTESLTYASEHPEEARQILTTYTKISGEVLKNLTLPDWPAQYDMASLEKLASLGEQDGLFGGKKPDLEALFQ is encoded by the coding sequence ATGCGACGACGCATTCTCGGGCTTGCGACAGCAGTGGTCACCGTCATCGGTGCGGCCGGATGTGGATCCTCGTCCGATGAGACGAGCGGTTCGTCCTCATCGGGCAGCGGCAAGACCACCGGGGTCAAGGTCGGCATCATCCCGATCGTGGATGTGGCGCCGCTCTATCTGGGCCAGAAGAAGGGCTTCTTCAGCAGCCGCGGCATCGATCTGAAGATGGAGAGCGCCCAGGGCGGCGCCGCGATCATTCCCGGTGTGGTGAGCGGACAGTTCGACTTCGGGTTCAGCAACACCACGTCGCTGATGATCGCCCAGACCAAGGGAGTTCCGGTCAAGTCCGTGGTCAACGGGGCGGCCTCCAACGGCAAGGTCGGCGGCGACGTCACAGGTGTCCTCGTCAAGAAGGACAGCCCGGCCAAGTCCGCCAAGGACCTGGTCGGCAGGACGGTGGCGGTGAACACCCTGCAGAACATCGGCGACACGACGGTCCGCGAGGCGGTGCGCAAGGCCGGCGGCGACCCCTCGAAGGTCAAGTTCGTCGAGATCCCGTTCGACCAGATGCCGGCCGCCCTCGACGGCGGCCAGGTGGACGCGGCCTGGATGGGCGAGCCGGCACAGACGATCGCCAAGGCGCAGGGCGCCCGGGTCGTGGCGTGGCCGTTCGCCGAGACCGACCCCAAGCTCACCGTGGCGACGTACTTCACCGCGACGCAGCTGACGAAGGAGAACCCCGACCTGGTGAAGAAGTTCGCCGCGGCGATGACCGAGTCACTCACGTATGCCTCCGAGCACCCGGAGGAGGCGCGGCAGATCCTCACCACCTACACCAAGATCAGCGGCGAAGTGCTGAAGAACCTGACGCTGCCCGACTGGCCCGCCCAGTACGACATGGCCTCCCTGGAGAAGCTGGCCTCGCTCGGCGAGCAGGACGGACTCTTCGGCGGCAAGAAGCCCGACCTGGAGGCGCTGTTCCAGTGA
- a CDS encoding alpha/beta hydrolase family protein: MKSRIRRRTFVALAALLLAAPLAPSAQAADTSAHVEGTLPSGATYVMDKPESWNGTVLLFSHGYTPLAVPNPARNAPDDATKSALLKEGYALIGSSYASNGWAVSEAVPDQLATLDTFTARFGPARRTIAWGASYGGLVTSMIAERHPDRISGSLSLCGLLQGGVANWNSTLDPVFALKALLAPDADVPLTGLASQAAAAEAADTLAGAVAGAQDTASGRARIALAAALHNIPGWNDPSQTRPGPTDWDAQQANQFQAVMGLVKFPAFSWRQEAESRVGGNMSWNTGVDYTAMLHRSPLYKEVSELYVKAGLSLTKDLATLNGAPRIAADTKAVDRMALTSSFTGRLAKPQLTVHTTGDGLIPVQSASAYRRAVTAAGATPLLRQAFVENAGHCTFSTGEGVAAVHTLETRITTGHWQGTDPATLNARATEADPSGPARYVSYQPAPYPRSYDLSHPADRYRP; encoded by the coding sequence GTGAAGTCCCGCATCCGCAGACGTACGTTCGTCGCCCTGGCGGCGCTGCTGCTCGCCGCCCCCCTGGCCCCGTCCGCCCAGGCGGCCGATACCAGCGCTCATGTCGAAGGCACGTTGCCGTCCGGCGCGACCTACGTGATGGACAAGCCGGAATCCTGGAACGGCACGGTCCTGCTCTTCAGCCACGGCTACACCCCGCTCGCAGTGCCCAATCCGGCGCGCAACGCCCCCGACGACGCCACCAAGTCCGCTCTGCTCAAGGAGGGTTACGCGCTCATCGGCTCCTCGTACGCGAGCAACGGATGGGCGGTGAGTGAGGCGGTGCCGGACCAGCTGGCCACGCTTGACACGTTCACCGCGCGCTTCGGCCCGGCCCGGCGCACCATCGCCTGGGGCGCCTCCTACGGCGGGCTCGTGACCTCGATGATCGCCGAGCGTCACCCGGACCGCATCAGCGGATCACTGTCCCTCTGCGGCCTGCTCCAGGGCGGCGTGGCCAACTGGAACAGCACCCTCGACCCGGTCTTCGCATTGAAGGCACTGCTCGCCCCGGACGCGGACGTCCCACTGACCGGTCTGGCGAGCCAGGCAGCCGCTGCCGAGGCGGCCGACACGCTGGCCGGGGCCGTCGCCGGGGCGCAGGACACGGCCTCCGGGCGGGCCCGTATCGCGCTGGCCGCCGCCCTGCACAACATCCCCGGCTGGAACGATCCCTCCCAGACCCGGCCGGGACCGACCGACTGGGACGCCCAGCAGGCCAACCAGTTCCAGGCGGTCATGGGCCTGGTGAAATTCCCTGCCTTCTCCTGGCGGCAGGAGGCCGAAAGCCGGGTCGGGGGCAACATGTCCTGGAACACCGGCGTCGATTACACCGCCATGCTTCACCGCTCCCCCCTCTACAAGGAGGTCAGCGAGCTCTACGTCAAGGCCGGTCTGTCACTGACCAAGGACCTCGCCACGCTGAACGGCGCTCCCCGGATCGCCGCCGACACCAAGGCCGTGGACCGGATGGCCCTCACCAGCTCGTTCACCGGCCGGCTGGCCAAGCCGCAACTGACCGTGCACACCACGGGCGACGGGCTCATCCCGGTACAGTCGGCGAGCGCCTATCGGCGTGCGGTCACCGCTGCGGGCGCCACCCCCTTGCTGCGCCAGGCCTTCGTCGAGAACGCGGGCCACTGCACGTTCAGCACGGGGGAAGGGGTCGCCGCTGTGCACACCCTGGAGACCCGCATCACCACGGGCCACTGGCAGGGCACGGACCCTGCCACGCTCAACGCCCGCGCCACGGAGGCTGATCCGTCCGGGCCGGCGCGTTATGTGTCCTACCAGCCCGCGCCGTACCCGCGCTCCTATGACCTGTCCCACCCCGCCGACCGGTACCGGCCCTGA
- a CDS encoding PaaX family transcriptional regulator C-terminal domain-containing protein produces the protein MTLSEVNSDVDDGYNGIAPDSPGGPQLRPQSLLLAFFGDHVLEEGPLCVYSGSIIDVLGRVGVGEQAVRSTLTRMVGRGLLQRQRQGRRMYFGLTPHATQILYDGRKRVWETSAVNDDWDGTWTLLGFSLPEAWQRQRHDLRSRLTWSGFGPLYSGLWIAPGGVDVSEIVAELGIAAHVKIFHARADAATDVDVMIRDTWNLETIAARYTAFDDRWVSRVGDPSADPLATHLRLVAEWLGTIRTDPRLPVRHLPPDWPARSAEKTFRRIAEQTGEPGRRAAAELLETTPVAPS, from the coding sequence ATGACGCTCTCCGAGGTGAACTCCGACGTGGACGACGGGTACAACGGCATCGCCCCGGACTCGCCCGGCGGACCGCAACTGCGCCCCCAGTCGCTGTTGCTCGCCTTCTTCGGCGACCACGTCCTGGAAGAGGGCCCGCTGTGCGTGTACTCGGGCAGCATCATCGACGTCCTCGGCCGCGTGGGAGTCGGGGAGCAGGCCGTCCGCTCCACCCTCACCCGCATGGTGGGTCGTGGCCTGCTGCAGCGTCAGCGGCAAGGGCGCCGCATGTACTTCGGCCTGACCCCGCACGCGACGCAGATCCTTTACGACGGCCGCAAACGCGTCTGGGAGACCAGCGCGGTCAACGACGACTGGGACGGAACCTGGACCCTGCTGGGCTTCTCGTTGCCCGAAGCCTGGCAGCGTCAGCGCCACGACCTGCGCTCGCGGCTCACCTGGTCCGGATTCGGTCCTCTCTACAGCGGGCTGTGGATCGCGCCGGGTGGTGTCGACGTCTCTGAGATCGTCGCCGAGCTCGGCATCGCAGCCCACGTCAAGATCTTCCATGCGCGCGCCGACGCCGCCACCGATGTCGATGTGATGATCCGCGACACCTGGAATCTGGAGACCATCGCCGCCCGCTACACCGCTTTCGACGACCGATGGGTCAGCCGCGTCGGCGATCCGTCCGCCGACCCGCTGGCCACCCACCTGCGCCTGGTCGCCGAGTGGCTCGGCACGATCCGCACCGATCCCCGGCTGCCCGTCCGGCATCTGCCACCCGACTGGCCCGCCCGATCGGCGGAGAAGACCTTCCGGCGTATCGCGGAACAGACGGGGGAGCCCGGCCGCCGGGCGGCCGCCGAGCTGCTGGAGACGACGCCTGTGGCCCCTTCGTGA
- a CDS encoding PP2C family serine/threonine-protein phosphatase gives MPYVAVSAISHPGLLREGNEDSLVAGPWTLCATVTENPQTLIFPLGTPLVVAVADGLGGHPGGEVASALVVRRIASLGPALSSEVAVRDALNACNRAVYQAAGGDEGGELSAMGTTVAGVVVQPGSLLAFNVGDSRVFAVSRDGLRQLSVDDSPPHPAGRTTSLVTQCLGGSPTYRAVQPHVMAESLTPGERYLICSDGLTDPVKEDVLDEILREHDDGRAVFELWKAAIDAGGPDNITLALVRVQEE, from the coding sequence ATGCCGTACGTCGCTGTGAGTGCGATCAGTCATCCCGGACTGTTGCGCGAGGGGAACGAGGACAGCCTCGTTGCGGGGCCGTGGACGCTGTGCGCCACCGTCACCGAGAATCCGCAGACCCTGATCTTCCCGCTGGGGACGCCCCTGGTCGTGGCCGTCGCCGACGGGCTCGGCGGGCACCCCGGCGGTGAAGTGGCCAGCGCCCTGGTCGTGCGCCGGATCGCGTCGCTCGGTCCCGCCCTGAGCAGCGAGGTCGCCGTCCGTGACGCCCTGAACGCCTGCAACCGTGCCGTGTACCAGGCGGCCGGTGGTGACGAGGGAGGCGAGCTGTCCGCCATGGGGACGACGGTCGCCGGAGTCGTCGTACAGCCCGGCTCGCTGCTGGCGTTCAACGTGGGCGACAGCCGCGTCTTCGCGGTCTCCCGCGACGGGCTGCGTCAGCTGAGCGTGGACGACAGCCCACCGCACCCGGCGGGGCGCACCACTTCCCTCGTCACTCAGTGCCTGGGCGGCTCGCCCACCTATCGCGCGGTCCAGCCCCATGTCATGGCCGAGTCCCTCACACCCGGCGAGCGCTACCTCATCTGCTCGGACGGGCTGACTGACCCGGTGAAGGAGGACGTACTGGACGAGATCCTGCGGGAGCACGACGACGGCCGTGCGGTCTTCGAACTGTGGAAGGCCGCCATCGACGCGGGCGGGCCCGACAACATCACGCTGGCTCTGGTGCGGGTCCAGGAGGAGTAG
- a CDS encoding lysylphosphatidylglycerol synthase transmembrane domain-containing protein, which yields MSSLPLTDLPGPLPTRPAPARSPFSPARLTRHALTLLPVLLIGAWAAADWRTFVDGAARLASADPWWLLAGLFFTCMGWVAAACVRQGAMPERLPPGLLLASQFAAGAANQVLPASIGAHAVTLRFLHNRGIPLARATASLALYSLVKPIAKTAVLLGFLVAFPELLHLGELVPDERTLLLVAAGVTVALAAAGALAAAVRPLRRPLVRCVRTALTDARILHTRPSRVLALWGGAAATPLLQASVIASVGSALGLPLSWTQVTLSLLLASTAVGAVPAPGGIGPVDAALVFTMVTFGAPMSLSAATVIGYRVLTVWVPLLPGALVLSILVQRKIL from the coding sequence GTGTCCTCGCTCCCGCTCACCGATCTCCCCGGACCGCTGCCCACCCGCCCCGCCCCCGCCCGCTCCCCCTTCTCCCCCGCACGCCTCACCCGCCACGCACTGACCCTGCTCCCGGTCCTGCTGATCGGGGCGTGGGCGGCGGCCGACTGGCGCACCTTCGTCGACGGCGCCGCCCGGCTCGCCTCCGCCGACCCGTGGTGGCTGCTCGCCGGTCTCTTCTTCACCTGCATGGGCTGGGTGGCCGCCGCGTGCGTCCGCCAGGGGGCCATGCCGGAACGGCTCCCGCCGGGCCTGCTGCTCGCGTCGCAGTTCGCGGCCGGCGCCGCGAACCAGGTGCTGCCGGCGAGCATCGGCGCCCATGCCGTCACCCTGCGCTTCCTGCACAACCGCGGCATACCGCTGGCCCGAGCCACCGCCTCACTCGCCCTGTACTCGCTGGTCAAACCGATCGCGAAGACAGCGGTGCTGCTCGGCTTCCTCGTGGCCTTCCCCGAACTGCTGCACCTGGGCGAACTCGTCCCGGACGAGCGCACGTTGCTCCTGGTGGCCGCGGGCGTCACGGTCGCCCTCGCCGCCGCGGGCGCCCTCGCGGCAGCCGTACGGCCACTGCGCCGCCCCCTCGTCCGCTGCGTACGCACCGCCCTGACCGACGCGCGGATCCTGCACACCCGTCCCAGCCGCGTCCTCGCCCTGTGGGGCGGGGCCGCCGCCACCCCGCTGCTCCAGGCGAGCGTGATCGCCTCGGTCGGCTCGGCGCTCGGCCTGCCGCTGTCCTGGACGCAGGTGACCCTGTCCCTCCTGCTCGCCAGCACCGCGGTGGGCGCCGTACCCGCGCCGGGCGGCATCGGCCCCGTGGACGCGGCGCTGGTGTTCACGATGGTCACCTTCGGCGCACCGATGAGCCTCTCCGCGGCCACGGTCATCGGCTACCGCGTCCTCACGGTCTGGGTCCCTCTACTGCCGGGCGCCCTCGTGCTCTCGATCCTGGTCCAGCGCAAGATCCTCTGA